The following are from one region of the Pseudomonas putida genome:
- a CDS encoding HigA family addiction module antitoxin translates to MPLHNPPHPGETLREDVLPALGLTVKAFASHLGFSREALSRVLHGRAAMSPDLAIRLETAGISTARLWLAIQADYDIWQARHRQQPVITRLFQAA, encoded by the coding sequence GGCGAAACCCTGCGTGAAGATGTTCTGCCCGCGTTAGGTCTGACGGTGAAGGCCTTCGCATCGCATCTTGGGTTCTCTCGAGAAGCGCTTTCGCGGGTATTGCATGGGCGCGCGGCAATGTCTCCGGACTTGGCGATACGCCTGGAGACGGCTGGAATCAGTACCGCCCGCCTGTGGTTGGCCATTCAGGCTGATTACGATATCTGGCAGGCGCGTCACCGACAGCAACCTGTAATTACCCGGTTGTTTCAGGCCGCCTGA
- a CDS encoding TetR/AcrR family transcriptional regulator, whose product MANHKIEIRRRNIEKILQAAEKVFAEKGYGATSMGDIAEQAELPRSNLHYYFSTKDDLFRAVLQDLLDVWKQDALCFENFDDPRVVLTSYIRAKMGHSRSRPLGSKIWAEEMLHGAPVLGVNLDESLVPWAKLKEAKIRRWVEEGRILPVEPSALLYMIWASTQHYADFGYQVALLNGGEALSDMAFESAVQTVTSVILRGIGLEP is encoded by the coding sequence ATGGCCAACCACAAGATCGAAATCCGTCGGCGCAATATCGAAAAAATTCTGCAGGCGGCGGAAAAGGTGTTTGCCGAGAAAGGCTACGGCGCTACCTCAATGGGCGATATCGCCGAGCAGGCCGAGTTGCCGCGTTCCAACCTGCATTATTACTTCAGCACCAAAGACGACCTGTTCCGTGCGGTGTTGCAGGACCTGCTGGATGTGTGGAAGCAGGACGCGCTGTGCTTCGAGAATTTCGACGACCCGCGTGTAGTGCTGACCAGTTACATCCGGGCGAAGATGGGCCATTCGCGCTCACGGCCGCTGGGGTCGAAGATCTGGGCCGAAGAGATGCTGCACGGGGCGCCGGTGCTGGGGGTGAACCTGGATGAAAGCCTGGTGCCCTGGGCCAAGCTGAAGGAAGCCAAGATCCGCCGCTGGGTGGAGGAGGGGCGCATTCTGCCGGTGGAGCCGTCGGCACTTTTGTACATGATCTGGGCTTCGACCCAGCACTATGCCGACTTTGGTTACCAGGTGGCGTTGCTCAATGGCGGCGAGGCGTTGTCGGACATGGCTTTTGAAAGTGCGGTGCAGACGGTGACGAGTGTGATCCTGCGGGGGATCGGGCTGGAGCCCTGA
- a CDS encoding VOC family protein — translation MGIRGTDRQIDNIEFNVSDIARSKAFYGSVFGWAFTDYGPSYTEFSDGRLTGGFTTGEPVRPGGPLVILYADDLQATQQRIEAAGARISRAIFAFPGGRRFHFIDPDGYELAVWTAQA, via the coding sequence ATGGGCATTCGCGGTACTGACCGGCAGATCGACAACATCGAGTTCAATGTCAGCGACATCGCACGGAGCAAGGCCTTCTATGGCAGTGTGTTCGGCTGGGCCTTCACTGACTACGGGCCTTCATACACCGAGTTCAGTGATGGCCGGCTGACCGGTGGCTTTACCACGGGTGAGCCGGTGCGCCCGGGCGGGCCGCTGGTCATCCTGTACGCCGACGATCTGCAGGCTACACAGCAGCGGATCGAAGCCGCCGGGGCGCGCATCAGCCGGGCCATTTTTGCTTTTCCCGGCGGGCGGCGCTTCCACTTCATCGACCCGGATGGTTATGAACTGGCGGTGTGGACGGCCCAAGCCTGA